One Micromonas commoda chromosome 7, complete sequence genomic window carries:
- a CDS encoding H+-or Na+-translocating f-type, v-type and A-type ATPase superfamily (protons (vacuolar)) produces MSMFGEDKESEYGHVKKVSGPVVVADNMYGAAMYELVRVGGDQLIGEIIRLEGETATIQCYEETSGLTVGDPVQRSRQPLSVDLGPGVMGNIFDGIQRPLKTIADVCGDCFIPRGINVPALDLKRAWEFNHPTGKNGAFKVGDLISGGDIFGIVPENNLIEHRIMLPPNARGRITYIAPPGEYDLRDKVIELEFNGVKKSYTMLQQWPVRAARPTAEKLPANHPLLTGQRVLDVMFPSVLGGTCAIPGAFGCGKTVISQALSKYSNSDGIVYVGCGERGNEMAEVLAEFPELTMTLPDGSEESIMKRTTLVANTSNMPVAAREASIYTGITLAEYFRDQGYNISMMADSTSRWAEALREISGRLAEMPADSGYPAYLGARLASFYERAGRVRCLGSPGREGSVTIVGAVSPPGGDFSDPVTSATLGIVQVFWGLDKKLAQRKHFPSVNWLISYSKYNNALEPFYEKTDPEFLSLRAKAREVLQKEDELNEIVQLVGKDSLAESDKITLETAKFLKEDFLQQNSFTAYDKYCPFYKSAGMLRNIVRFHDLANAAVEKTANADGAKITYNVVRARMGDLMYRIASQKFEDPATGEEAVTHRLDELGRDLAAAFRQLEDEFR; encoded by the exons ATGTCGATGTTCGGAGAGGATAAAGAGAGCGAATACGGGCATGTGAAGAAG GTGTCCGGCCCCGTCGTGGTGGCGGACAACATGTACGGTGCGGCGATGtacgagctcgtccgcgtcgggggcgaccAGCTCATTGGCGAGATCATCCGCCTGGAGGGCGAGACCGCGACGATCCAGTGCTACGAGGAAACCTCGGGGCTCACCGTGGGAGACCCCGTGCAGCGCTCGCGGCAGCCGCTGTCCGTGGACTTGGGACCGGGCGTCATGGGGAACATTTTCGACGGGATTCAGCGACCCCTGAAGACCATCGCGGACGTGTGCGGTGACTGCTTCATCCCCAGAGGAATCAACGTGCCCGCGCTGGACCTGAAGCGCGCGTGGGAGTTTAATCACCCGACGGGCAAGAACGGAGCGTTCAAGGTGGGCGACCTCAtatccggcggcgacatcttCGGCATCGTCCCGGAGAACAACCTGATCGAGCACAGGATCATGCTCCCGcccaacgcgcgcgggcggatcACCTACATCGCCCCCCCCGGCGAGTACGACCTTCGGGACAAGGTCATCGAGCTGGAGTTCAACGGGGTTAAGAAATCGTACACGATGCTGCAGCAGTGGCCCGTGCGAGCCGCCAGGCCCACGGCCGAGAAGCTCCCGGCCAATCACCCGCTCCTGACCGGGCAGAGGGTCCTGGACGTGATGTTCCCGTCGGTGCTCGGAGGCACGTGCGCCATACCCGGAGCCTTTGGCTGCGGCAAGACGGTGATCTCGCAGGCGCTGTCCAAGTACTCCAACAGCGACGGGATCGTGTACGTGGGatgcggcgagcgcgggaacGAGATGGCGGAGGTTCTCGCCGAGTTCCCCGAGCTGACGATGACGTTACCCGACGGCTCCGAGGAGAGCATCATGAAGCGGACGACGCTGGTTGCGAACACGTCCAAcatgcccgtcgccgcgcgagaggcgTCCATCTACACCGGCATCACCCTCGCCGAGTACTTCCGCGACCAGGGATACAACATCTCCATGATGGCCGACTCCacgtcgcgatgggcggAGGCGTTGAGGGAGATCTCCGGGCGCCTGGCCGAGATGCCCGCCGATTCCGGTTATCCTGCGTACTTGGGCGCCAGGCTGGCGAGCTTCTACGAGCGAGCGGGGCGGGTGCGGTGCCTGGGCTCCCCGGGCCGCGAGGGCTCCGTcaccatcgtcggcgcggtgtcTCCCCCGGGTGGGGACTTTTCGGATCCCgtcacgtccgcgacgtTGGGCATCGTGCAGGTGTTCTGGGGCCTGGACAAGAAGCTGGCGCAGCGCAAGCACTTCCCGTCCGTCAACTGGCTCATCTCGTACAGCAAGTACAACAACGCGCTGGAACCCTTCTACGAGAAGACCGACCCGGAGTTTCTCAGTCTGAGGGCGAAGGCTCGCGAGGTTCTGCAAAAGGAGGACGAGCTCAACGAGATTGTGCAGCTCGTGGGCAAGGATTCGCTGGCGGAGTCTGACAAGATCACCCTCGAGACGGCCAAGTTCCTGAAGGAGGATTTCCTGCAGCAGAACTCGTTCACCGCCTACGACAAGTACTGTCCCTTCTACAAGTCCGCCGGGATGCTCCGGAACATCGTCAGGTTTCACGacctcgccaacgccgcggtggaaAAGACGGCaaacgccgacggcgccaagaTCACCTAcaacgtcgtccgcgcgcgaatGGGCGACCTGATGTACAGGATCGCGAGTCAGAAGTTTGAGgatccggcgacgggggaggaggcggtgacgcacaggctggacgagctcgggcgcgacctggcggcggcgttccggcagctcgaggacgagttCAGGTGA
- a CDS encoding predicted protein, which yields MSFGGVPPWAKVTGKDPRLERRRNLIVVSEERKVRLGNAEERQRERSAKAYEKAAKDKIEAAHMPFTTAPAVEDVTPVRLDRYGNFKRPEGAPILKGSPPSGVPPRVRPPHPDQPWSKDAAREKIREERRRVAEAKAEQERIARAVEAAAKREASRTKRRRGGKKERHAHFVDGDENAIVGDENHLERPGTPPLLEPPVPSPRKTPTRKAHVPVYSVAGRKVSLFDLLREKILASGEGDARAAARAFKLAADKSGKIDSVAIAAVMRRFNVSATDDAVAAVMTRLDPGGRGLVDYRTFLDAVMEESSSTHDEGDVRLRSIPGSLHGKPKPARDVATYDGDVAAMRELIVDKIAQKFEGGSAALRRAFNSFDADGDGAVNESEFRAVLANFLIVPPADVLSALFAANADPATGRMTFAGFVAGFVPEDIRVGIDPDTEAKIRDGFSAKFSGPGEALAAAAASKGGTLLFADARDVLGPDADPELVRRIRELSDECREGLIPAESLRDAVIEHQKYLSDAAVQKAKRDFIDGFGRELKERYTKGKAPPVAAPKTVSADDAEEILREKLAAKSAGGAKEQRKAFQIFDKQNKGFIDRDAMVEALHHFHLVLRPEDVDSLMAKYDSSGGGKISFQDFIAKVLPADYPTASAKKARVVDAKIAGFTMELTGLLNEVEEMGGTPGSVARSEATRAAEQAAKEARVRLPPSAAHHAADAASIGDHLSEHPRVEPTKYIQSIVSIVRAAEEGAIEAAAEKEGVSEKFGDNSYVAPAELASAGFARRMSTNELLAVVHEKFSAKVPHGKSATWYYSRLLDAGKDGLVGLDGFQNALKSVGLGAVDPADAEELFAEMAEGAETVTVAQFTRKLTPGPAKRPDADALRRSFESLDASQVGALSEEDIRGVLTACDVEVDQAAISRALSLCVADPDLRGPDAKGKIDYERFARAIGEADLGGVNKTVAPTLESFGKEEVDVNVEEDGDGVKVSVRVKTVMSYSPDTLKAMNVGCDSPPRSVELGSDIEEPEEPRSPDSLPEPSPGHIEVKQWDGPVVKRINQL from the exons ATGTcgttcggcggcgtgccCCCTTGGGCAAAGGTCACCGGCAAGGacccgcggctcgagcgcagGCGCAACCTCATCGTCGTCAGCGAGGAGCGCAAGGTCAGGCTTGGaaacgccgaggagcgccagcgcgagcgctccGCGAAAGCCTACGAGAAGGCCGCAAAAGACAAGATTGAGGCCGCGCACATGCCGTTCACGACCGcacccgccgtcgag GACGTCACGCCCGTCAGGCTGGACCGATACGGCAACTTCAAGCgccccgagggcgcgcccATCCTGAAAGGTTCGCCCCCGAGCGGCGTTCCCCCGAGGGTTCGTCCGCCCCATCCCGACCAGCCGTGGTccaaggacgccgcgcgagagaagatccgcgaggaacgaaggcgcgtcgccgaggccaaggcggagcaggaacgcatcgcgcgcgccgtggaggctgccgccaagCGCGAAGCGTCGCGAACcaagcggcggcgcggggggaagaAGGAGAGGCACGCGCACTTtgtcgacggcgatgagAACGCAATCGTCGGCGATGAGAATCATCTGGAGAGGCCCGGCACCCCGCCGCTCTTGGAGCCGCCCGTGCCGAGCCCGCGGAAGACCCCGACGCGCAAGGCGCACGTGCCCGTGTActccgtcgcggggcgcAAGGTGTCGCTCTTCGACCTTCTCCGCGAGAAGATTTTGGCGTCGGGCGAGGGtgacgctcgagccgccgctcgagcgtTTAAACTCGCGGCGGATAAGTCCGGAAAGATCGACTCGgtggcgatcgccgcggtgatgcGCAGGTTCAACGTGAGCGccacggacgacgccgtggcggcggtgatgaccAGGCTGGATCCCGGCGGCAGGGGACTCGTGGACTACCGAACCTTTCTCGACGCCGTCATGGAGGAGTCTTCCTCGACGCACGACGAAGGGGACGTTCGATTGCGTTCAATCCCGGGGAGCCTCCACGGAAAGCCCAAGCCCGcgagggacgtcgcgacgtacgacggggacgtcgccgcgatgcggGAGCTCATCGTCGATAAGATTGCGCAGAAGTTTGAAgggggctcggcggcgttgaggCGCGCGTTTAActccttcgacgccgacggggacggcgccgtcaaCGAGTCGGAATTTCGAGCCGTCCTCGCCAACTTTCTCATCGTCCCacccgcggacgtcctctccgcgctcttcgcggcgaacgcggaccCAGCCACGGGACGCATGACCTtcgccggcttcgtcgccggCTTTGTGCCCGAGGATATACGCGTCGGCATCGACCCGGATACTGAGGCTAAGATCCGGGACGGGTTCTCGGCCAAGTTTTCGGGCcccggcgaggcgctcgccgccgccgccgcctccaaaGGCGGGACCCtcctcttcgccgacgccagggaCGTGCTCGGCCCCGACGCGGACCCCGAGCTCGTGCGACGGATCAGGGAACTGAGCGACGAATGTCGCGAGGGTCTCATCCCAGCCGAGTCGCTCCGGGACGCGGTGATTGAACACCAGAAGTAcctctccgacgccgcggtgcaaAAGGCGAAGCGGGATTTCATCGATGGGTTCGGCCGGGAGCTGAAGGAGCGATATACGAAGGGTAAGgcaccgcccgtcgcggcgcccaagaCGGTGTCCGCGGATGACGCGGAGGAGATTCTGAgggagaagctcgcggcgaaatcggcggggggcgcgaagGAACAGCGAAAGGCGTTCCAGATCTTCGACAAGCAGAACAAGGGCTTcatcgaccgcgacgccatGGTCGAGGCCCTGCACCACTTCCACCTGGTGCTCAGGCCGGAGGATGTGGATTCCCTCATGGCCAAGTACGACTCCTCGGGCGGGGGTAAGATTTCGTTTCAGGATTTCATCGCGAAGGTTCTCCCGGCGGATTaccccaccgcgtccgccaagaaggcccGAGTGGTGGACGCGAAGATCGCCGGGTTCACCATGGAACTCACCGGGCTCTTAAACGAGGTTGAGGAGATGGGTGGCACGCCCGGGTCCGTGGCGAGGTCCGAGGCGACTCGAGCCGCCgagcaggcggcgaaggaggcgagggtccgcctgccgccgtccgccgcgcaccacgccgccgacgccgcatcCATCGGCGACCACCTCTCAGAGCACCCCAGGGTCGAGCCCACAAAGTACATCCAGTCCATCGTGTCCATCGTTCGCGCGGCTGAGGAGGGCGCgatcgaagccgccgccgagaaggagggaGTCTCTGAAAAATTCGGCGATAACAGCTACGTCGCCCCGGCGGAGCTCGCATCCGCCGGCTTTGCGAGACGGATGTCCACcaacgagctcctcgcggtcgtcCACGAGAAGTTCAGCGCCAAAGTTCCGCACGGGAAGTCGGCGACCTGGTACTACAGCCGCCTGCTGGACGCCGGCAAAGACGGATTGGTCGGATTGGACGGATTTCAAAACGCGCTCAAAtccgtcggcctcggcgccgtcgaccccgccgatGCCGAAGAACTCTTCGCCGAGATGGCCGAAGGCGCGGAAACGGTGACCGTGGCGCAGTTTACCCGTAAGCTGACCCCGGGCCCCGCCAAAaggcccgacgccgacgcgctgcgtCGATCGTTCGAGTCCCTCGACGCGTCTCAGGTTGGAGCGCTGTCGGAGGAGGACATCCGGGGCGTGCTGACGGCGTGCGACGTGGAGGTGGATCAGGCGGCCATCTCGCGGGCGCTGAGCCTGTgcgtcgccgacccggaCCTGCGCGGGCCGGATGCCAAGGGGAAGATCGATTACGAGCGCTTCGCCAGGGCGATCGGCGAggcggacctcggcggcgttaACAAGACGGTGGCGCCGACGCTGGAGTCGTTTGGTAAGGAGGAGGTTGACGTGAacgtggaggaggacggggacgg